A genome region from Gossypium hirsutum isolate 1008001.06 chromosome A04, Gossypium_hirsutum_v2.1, whole genome shotgun sequence includes the following:
- the LOC107949220 gene encoding sphingoid long-chain bases kinase 1 isoform X1: protein MPKSGSLSRSCNSPSVRVSSSPSQSPSPLSQQSLRRLSLCSQIASHSSPIVFPEKRTKKLKASSRRGEAPVTDDQPDKSKRDEHRIDIGEGDEKSDLLGYVVYSGKVILDKRKNVPTTANPDDVEQNSATDIANQDAVVAKLTSKALVWGSHVLLLDDVVSVSYNVGVRHFIVHSYPLKKGSYGLSCFIKPKRSRKDFYFEASSVEEAVQWVAGFADQQCSINCLPQPLVSSRKQGSSELFPIDTPPELLFRCKNPPKMLVILNPRSGHGRSSKVFHGIAEPILKLAGFELEVVKTTSAGHAKKLASTVDISTCPDGIICVGGDGIINEVLNGLLSRENQKEGISIPIGIIPAGSDNSLVWTVLGVRDPVSAAISIVKGGLTATDVFAVEWVQTGLIHFGMTCTYYGFASDVLELSEKYQKRFGPLRYFVAGFQKFLCLPKYNYEVQYLPVAKENQGGKNSANREVVDMSDLYTDIMRRSNTDGIPRASSLSSIDSIMTPSRMSGGEMDTFGTTHASTEPSEYVRGLDPKTKRQSSGRSNLTAEPEVIHPQLPHSTLNWPRTRTKSRIDKGWSGLTAAHDPSRCSWGNAAINDREDISSTLSDPGPIWDAEPKWDTEANWDVENPIELPGPSDDVESGINKEVVPRFKDKWIVTKGPFLGILVCNHACRTVQSSQVVAPRAEHDDNTMDMLLVHGSGRLRLMRFFLLLQIGKHLSLPYVEYVKVKSVKIKARKHTHNGCGIDGELFPLKGQVVSSLLPEQCRLIGRFPGHHI, encoded by the exons GCTTGTGCTCGCAGATAGCATCTCACTCTTCTCCAATTGTGTTCCCAGAGAAACGTACTAAGAAGCTGAAGGCTTCCTCCCGACGTGGTGAAGCTCCTGTCACGGATGATCAGCCAGATAAATCCAAGCGCGACGAGCACCGGATTGATATTGGAGAAGGAGATGAAAAATCTGATTTGCTTGGCTATGTGGTTTACTCAGGAAAGGTCATTTTGGACAAGAGAAAGAATGTCCCCACTACTGCTAATCCCGACGATGTAGAGCAGAATTCTGCCACCGATATTGCCAACCAAGACGCCGTTGTTGCTAAACTCACTAGCAAGGCCCTGGTCTGGGGTTCTCATGTCTTGCTTCTTGATGATGTGGTCTCG GTATCCTACAATGTTGGTGTTAGACATTTCATTGTGCATTCTTATCCTCTAAAAAAGGGTTCTTATGGCCTTTCTTGTTTTATTAAACCAAAGAGGAGTCGGAAGGATTTTTATTTCGAGGCTTCTAGTGTAGAAGAGGCAGTTCAATGGGTTGCTGGGTTTGCAGATCAGCAGTGTTCCATCAATTGTTTGCCTCAGCCTTTAGTTTCTTCAAGGAAGCAAGGTTCTTCTGAACTTTTTCCTATAGATACCCCGCCTGAACTCTTGTTCAGGTGCAAGAATCCACCTAAAATGCTTGTTATATTGAATCCAAGGTCAGGCCATGGTCGTTCTAGTAAAGTTTTCCATGGCATTGCAGAGCCAATATTGAAG CTTGCAGGGTTTGAGTTGGAGGTAGTCAAAACAACATCTGCTGGCCATGCTAAAAAGTTGGCATCTACTGTTGATATCAGCACATGCCCCGATG GAATTATATGCGTTGGTGGTGATGGTATTATCAATGAG GTTCTAAATGGTCTGCTTAGTAGAGAAAACcaaaaggaaggaatttctatACCCATTGGAATTATACCAGCAGGTTCTGACAATTCACTGGTTTGGACTGTTCTTGGAGTTAGAGATCCAGTCTCTGCTGCAATTTCTATTGTGAAG GGAGGTCTTACTGCTACAGATGTTTTTGCTGTTGAGTGGGTTCAGACTGGTCTTATTCACTTTGGGATGACATGCACCTATTATGGTTTTGCCAGTGATG TGTTGGAACTTTCTGAGAAATATCAGAAACGATTTGGCCCTCTACGGTACTTTGTTGCCGGTTTCCAAAAATTTCTGTGTTTGCCAAAGTACAACTACGAAGTTCAGTACCTTCCAGTAGCAAAAGAGAATCAAGGCGGTAAAAACTCTGCCAATCGGGAAGTAGTTGACATGTCAGACCTGTATACAGACATTATGAGGAGGTCAAACACAGATGGCATTCCCAGAGCCTCTAGTTTATCTAGTATTGATTCAATAATGACTCCTAGCCGAATGTCTGGAGGTGAGATGGACACATTTGGTACCACCCACGCCAGCACCGAACCATCTGAATATGTCCGAGGCCTTGATCCCAAGACTAAACGACAATCATCTGGGAGAAGCAATTTGACAGCTGAGCCAGAAGTTATTCATCCCCAATTACCACACTCGACTCTAAACTGGCCAAGGACCAGAACAAAATCAAGGATAGATAAAGGATGGAGTGGATTGACGGCAGCACATGATCCTTCCCGATGTTCTTGGGGTAATGCAGCAATAAATGACAGAGAGGATATATCTTCAACATTGTCCGATCCAGGTCCAATTTGGGATGCTGAGCCAAAATGGGACACTGAGGCTAATTGGGATGTCGAAAATCCAATAGAGTTACCTGGGCCATCAGATGATGTTGAATCCGGAATAAATAAGGAAGTTGTCCCTAGATTCAAAGATAAATGGATTGTAACTAAGGGGCCATTTCTCGGCATCCTTGTGTGCAACCATGCATGCAGAACTGTGCAGAGTTCCCAGGTAGTGGCTCCAAGAGCTGAACACGATGACAACACCATGGATATGCTCTTAGTTCATGGGAGTGGGCGACTGAGACTGATGAGATTTTTCTTGCTGCTACAGATAGGCAAGCACCTTTCACTGCCATATGTTGAGTATGTTAAG GTGAAATCGGTTAAGATCAAGGCCAGAAAACACACACATAACGGTTGTGGCATCGATGGCGAGCTTTTTCCCCTCAAGGGACAAGTAGTTTCGTCTTTGCTTCCAGAACAGTGCAGACTAATTGGTCGCTTCCCAGGCCATCACATATGA
- the LOC107949221 gene encoding 3-isopropylmalate dehydratase small subunit 1, giving the protein MAVSLSHVSYSSTFTSSASKTRVSGPSLSPHSIKVPTFSSLTVKPLNSSFTPHGARAITIAPQATSTPSSIPSDTSTTTFHGLCYVVGDNIDTDQIIPAEYLTLVPSNPDEYEKLGSYALIGLPSSYATRFIEPNETKTKYSIVIGGANFGCGSSREHAPVALGAAGAKAVVAESYARIFFRNSVATGEVYPLESEVRICEECRTGDVVTIELGESRLINHTTGKEYKLKPIGDAGPVIEAGGIFAYARKTGMIPSQSK; this is encoded by the coding sequence ATGGCTGTCTCTTTGTCTCATGTTTCATACTCATCCACCTTCACCTCTTCAGCATCAAAAACCAGAGTCTCCGGACCTTCTCTCTCCCCTCATTCCATCAAAGTTCCCACCTTCTCGTCTTTGACTGTCAAACCCCTAAATTCTAGCTTCACCCCACATGGCGCACGTGCGATCACCATTGCGCCACAGGCCACCTCCACCCCCTCTTCCATTCCTTCTGACACCTCAACTACAACCTTTCATGGCCTTTGTTACGTTGTTGGTGATAATATTGACACAGACCAAATAATTCCTGCTGAATACCTTACGTTGGTTCCTTCAAACCCAGATGAGTATGAGAAATTGGGCTCATATGCTCTTATTGGCCTCCCTTCATCATATGCTACACGTTTTATTGAACCAAATGAGACTAAGACCAAATACTCCATCGTGATAGGTGGTGCTAACTTTGGCTGTGGGTCCTCGCGTGAGCATGCACCTGTTGCACTTGGAGCTGCAGGGGCAAAGGCAGTTGTGGCTGAATCGTATGCAAGAATATTTTTCAGGAATTCTGTAGCAACTGGGGAAGTTTATCCACTAGAATCAGAAGTGAGAATATGTGAGGAGTGTAGGACTGGGGATGTGGTGACAATTGAGTTGGGTGAGAGCCGTTTGATCAATCATACCACCGGAAAAGAGTATAAACTAAAGCCCATTGGAGATGCTGGGCCAGTCATTGAGGCTGGAGGGATCTTTGCATATGCAAGGAAAACAGGGATGATTCCATCTCAGTCAAAGTAA
- the LOC107949220 gene encoding sphingoid long-chain bases kinase 1 isoform X2 → MPKSGSLSRSCNSPSVRVSSSPSQSPSPLSQQSLRRLSLCSQIASHSSPIVFPEKRTKKLKASSRRGEAPVTDDQPDKSKRDEHRIDIGEGDEKSDLLGYVVYSGKVILDKRKNVPTTANPDDVEQNSATDIANQDAVVAKLTSKALVWGSHVLLLDDVVSVSYNVGVRHFIVHSYPLKKGSYGLSCFIKPKRSRKDFYFEASSVEEAVQWVAGFADQQCSINCLPQPLVSSRKQGHGRSSKVFHGIAEPILKLAGFELEVVKTTSAGHAKKLASTVDISTCPDGIICVGGDGIINEVLNGLLSRENQKEGISIPIGIIPAGSDNSLVWTVLGVRDPVSAAISIVKGGLTATDVFAVEWVQTGLIHFGMTCTYYGFASDVLELSEKYQKRFGPLRYFVAGFQKFLCLPKYNYEVQYLPVAKENQGGKNSANREVVDMSDLYTDIMRRSNTDGIPRASSLSSIDSIMTPSRMSGGEMDTFGTTHASTEPSEYVRGLDPKTKRQSSGRSNLTAEPEVIHPQLPHSTLNWPRTRTKSRIDKGWSGLTAAHDPSRCSWGNAAINDREDISSTLSDPGPIWDAEPKWDTEANWDVENPIELPGPSDDVESGINKEVVPRFKDKWIVTKGPFLGILVCNHACRTVQSSQVVAPRAEHDDNTMDMLLVHGSGRLRLMRFFLLLQIGKHLSLPYVEYVKVKSVKIKARKHTHNGCGIDGELFPLKGQVVSSLLPEQCRLIGRFPGHHI, encoded by the exons GCTTGTGCTCGCAGATAGCATCTCACTCTTCTCCAATTGTGTTCCCAGAGAAACGTACTAAGAAGCTGAAGGCTTCCTCCCGACGTGGTGAAGCTCCTGTCACGGATGATCAGCCAGATAAATCCAAGCGCGACGAGCACCGGATTGATATTGGAGAAGGAGATGAAAAATCTGATTTGCTTGGCTATGTGGTTTACTCAGGAAAGGTCATTTTGGACAAGAGAAAGAATGTCCCCACTACTGCTAATCCCGACGATGTAGAGCAGAATTCTGCCACCGATATTGCCAACCAAGACGCCGTTGTTGCTAAACTCACTAGCAAGGCCCTGGTCTGGGGTTCTCATGTCTTGCTTCTTGATGATGTGGTCTCG GTATCCTACAATGTTGGTGTTAGACATTTCATTGTGCATTCTTATCCTCTAAAAAAGGGTTCTTATGGCCTTTCTTGTTTTATTAAACCAAAGAGGAGTCGGAAGGATTTTTATTTCGAGGCTTCTAGTGTAGAAGAGGCAGTTCAATGGGTTGCTGGGTTTGCAGATCAGCAGTGTTCCATCAATTGTTTGCCTCAGCCTTTAGTTTCTTCAAGGAAGCAAG GCCATGGTCGTTCTAGTAAAGTTTTCCATGGCATTGCAGAGCCAATATTGAAG CTTGCAGGGTTTGAGTTGGAGGTAGTCAAAACAACATCTGCTGGCCATGCTAAAAAGTTGGCATCTACTGTTGATATCAGCACATGCCCCGATG GAATTATATGCGTTGGTGGTGATGGTATTATCAATGAG GTTCTAAATGGTCTGCTTAGTAGAGAAAACcaaaaggaaggaatttctatACCCATTGGAATTATACCAGCAGGTTCTGACAATTCACTGGTTTGGACTGTTCTTGGAGTTAGAGATCCAGTCTCTGCTGCAATTTCTATTGTGAAG GGAGGTCTTACTGCTACAGATGTTTTTGCTGTTGAGTGGGTTCAGACTGGTCTTATTCACTTTGGGATGACATGCACCTATTATGGTTTTGCCAGTGATG TGTTGGAACTTTCTGAGAAATATCAGAAACGATTTGGCCCTCTACGGTACTTTGTTGCCGGTTTCCAAAAATTTCTGTGTTTGCCAAAGTACAACTACGAAGTTCAGTACCTTCCAGTAGCAAAAGAGAATCAAGGCGGTAAAAACTCTGCCAATCGGGAAGTAGTTGACATGTCAGACCTGTATACAGACATTATGAGGAGGTCAAACACAGATGGCATTCCCAGAGCCTCTAGTTTATCTAGTATTGATTCAATAATGACTCCTAGCCGAATGTCTGGAGGTGAGATGGACACATTTGGTACCACCCACGCCAGCACCGAACCATCTGAATATGTCCGAGGCCTTGATCCCAAGACTAAACGACAATCATCTGGGAGAAGCAATTTGACAGCTGAGCCAGAAGTTATTCATCCCCAATTACCACACTCGACTCTAAACTGGCCAAGGACCAGAACAAAATCAAGGATAGATAAAGGATGGAGTGGATTGACGGCAGCACATGATCCTTCCCGATGTTCTTGGGGTAATGCAGCAATAAATGACAGAGAGGATATATCTTCAACATTGTCCGATCCAGGTCCAATTTGGGATGCTGAGCCAAAATGGGACACTGAGGCTAATTGGGATGTCGAAAATCCAATAGAGTTACCTGGGCCATCAGATGATGTTGAATCCGGAATAAATAAGGAAGTTGTCCCTAGATTCAAAGATAAATGGATTGTAACTAAGGGGCCATTTCTCGGCATCCTTGTGTGCAACCATGCATGCAGAACTGTGCAGAGTTCCCAGGTAGTGGCTCCAAGAGCTGAACACGATGACAACACCATGGATATGCTCTTAGTTCATGGGAGTGGGCGACTGAGACTGATGAGATTTTTCTTGCTGCTACAGATAGGCAAGCACCTTTCACTGCCATATGTTGAGTATGTTAAG GTGAAATCGGTTAAGATCAAGGCCAGAAAACACACACATAACGGTTGTGGCATCGATGGCGAGCTTTTTCCCCTCAAGGGACAAGTAGTTTCGTCTTTGCTTCCAGAACAGTGCAGACTAATTGGTCGCTTCCCAGGCCATCACATATGA